The Amycolatopsis mongoliensis genome includes a window with the following:
- the murJ gene encoding murein biosynthesis integral membrane protein MurJ, whose translation MAEPPPPVDDEATVFLPSELRGAHWPTRDPDVSRRPYDEFATQIVARLPASPVTAGRGEGAGSSLARSSGRMAVASTVSRITGFVAKLLLAAVVGTRVVNDSFTVANTLPNIVFELLFGGVLASVVVPLLVRSQDDPDGGRAYTQRLITMALVLLTVGTAVAVAIAPLFTTLYVDKSSPTANPGLTTALAYLLLPQILFYGLFALLSAILNAQNVFGPPAWAPVLNNVVVTGTLVVFAVVPGELTLDPVRMSDPKLLVLGLGTTLGIVVQAVVLVPALLRTGFRFRWRWGFDPRIKEFGGLAAWILGYVVVSHVGFVVTTRVLTHGTSGGVTAYSYASLLFQLPYGILGVSLLTALMPRMSRAAADGNTVALVGDLSLASRISTVLFVPISAVLAVVGTPVGIAIFTWGRGTLDDAERLGQTLAVSAVGLLPFALVMLQLRVFYAMKDARTPTLIMLVMTAVKIPLLLLCRGLLDGEHVVHGVMLVNGAGFVVGAVLGQVWLWVRLGHLRSKRSLRVGLITLSVSALGVGAAVLAGYAVPGSLGAIPAAWVKLPVQTLLGMAVPFGLLALLRLPEFTPVTRRAGALLRRFAPR comes from the coding sequence ATGGCGGAACCCCCACCACCGGTGGACGACGAGGCGACTGTCTTCCTTCCCAGCGAATTGCGCGGCGCCCACTGGCCGACCCGCGACCCCGACGTCTCCCGGCGGCCGTACGACGAGTTCGCCACCCAGATCGTCGCGCGGCTACCCGCCTCGCCCGTCACCGCCGGCCGCGGTGAAGGCGCCGGCTCGTCGCTGGCCCGCTCGAGCGGCCGGATGGCCGTCGCCTCGACCGTCAGCCGGATCACCGGGTTCGTCGCGAAGCTGCTGCTGGCCGCCGTGGTCGGCACCCGGGTCGTCAACGACTCCTTCACCGTCGCGAACACCCTGCCCAACATCGTCTTCGAACTGCTCTTCGGCGGCGTGCTCGCCAGCGTCGTCGTGCCGCTGCTGGTCCGCTCCCAGGACGACCCGGACGGCGGCCGCGCCTACACGCAGCGGCTGATCACCATGGCGCTGGTCCTGCTCACCGTCGGCACGGCCGTCGCGGTGGCGATCGCGCCCCTGTTCACCACGCTCTACGTCGACAAATCGTCTCCGACGGCCAATCCGGGGCTCACGACCGCCCTCGCGTACCTGCTGCTGCCGCAGATCCTGTTCTACGGCCTGTTCGCGCTGCTCTCGGCGATCCTCAACGCGCAGAACGTCTTCGGCCCGCCCGCTTGGGCGCCGGTGCTGAACAACGTCGTCGTCACCGGCACGCTCGTCGTGTTCGCGGTGGTGCCGGGGGAGCTGACGCTCGACCCGGTCCGGATGAGCGATCCGAAGCTGCTCGTGCTCGGCCTCGGCACCACGCTCGGCATCGTCGTGCAGGCCGTGGTGCTGGTCCCGGCGCTGCTGCGCACCGGGTTCCGGTTCCGCTGGCGCTGGGGCTTCGACCCGCGGATCAAGGAGTTCGGCGGGCTGGCCGCGTGGATCCTCGGCTACGTCGTCGTCAGCCACGTCGGGTTCGTCGTCACCACCCGGGTGCTGACGCACGGGACCAGCGGCGGCGTCACGGCCTACAGCTACGCGTCCCTGCTCTTCCAGCTCCCGTACGGCATCCTCGGCGTCTCGCTGCTCACCGCGCTGATGCCGCGGATGAGCCGCGCCGCCGCGGACGGCAACACCGTCGCGCTCGTCGGCGACCTCTCGCTCGCCTCCCGCATCTCGACGGTGCTGTTCGTGCCGATCTCCGCCGTGCTGGCGGTGGTCGGCACCCCGGTCGGCATCGCGATCTTCACGTGGGGCCGCGGCACCCTCGACGACGCCGAGCGGCTCGGCCAGACCCTCGCCGTCTCCGCCGTCGGGCTGCTGCCCTTCGCGCTGGTCATGTTGCAGCTGCGGGTGTTCTACGCGATGAAGGACGCGCGCACGCCCACCCTGATCATGCTCGTGATGACCGCGGTCAAGATCCCGCTGCTGCTGCTCTGCCGCGGCCTGCTCGACGGCGAACACGTCGTCCACGGCGTGATGCTCGTGAACGGCGCCGGGTTCGTCGTCGGCGCCGTCCTCGGCCAGGTCTGGCTCTGGGTCCGGCTCGGGCACCTGCGCAGCAAGCGATCGCTGCGGGTCGGGCTGATCACCCTTTCCGTGAGCGCGCTCGGCGTCGGGGCCGCGGTGCTCGCCGGCTACGCCGTGCCCGGCTCCCTCGGCGCGATCCCTGCCGCGTGGGTGAAACTCCCGGTCCAGACCTTGCTCGGGATGGCCGTCCCGTTCGGCCTGCTGGCCCTGCTCAGGCTCCCGGAGTTCACGCCGGTGACCCGGCGCGCGGGCGCCCTCCTGCGGCGGTTCGCGCCTCGTTGA
- a CDS encoding purine-cytosine permease family protein — protein MTRTEEAAYGDKVVAVEPGGVEPVADADRHGTPRQLAWTWASPNLEFATVFVGVLAVTAFGLSFTQAALAAVVGNGLGAVAHGVLSARGPRYGVPQMVLGRAAFGYRGNLVPAALMSVMAGVGWFAVNSVSGAFALASLTGLPTVACLVLVVALQIVIAFFGHNLVQAYEKYVFAVLAVVFAIASVVVFGKSGATTNSGSVGGFLLAVGTAFGYTAGWNPYAADYTRYLPKTASRRAIGLYAGGGLFLSTTVLMLVGAASTTIAGPADDNPTTAFTGHLPGVLAAATLLAITLGAVAANVLNVYSGALAFLALGVRLPLAWRRAVVALAFGAVGFVLAWLGLADAGHAYENFLLVIAYWIGPWLGVLLADHHLRRGTEFGELLADRSHRNVAGFTAFLVGLVVSVGLFANQALYTAPIPKAVPGTGDLTFAAGFVLAAGSYLLLRRQRTGVPSRRQP, from the coding sequence ATGACGAGGACCGAAGAGGCCGCTTACGGCGACAAGGTCGTCGCCGTCGAACCCGGCGGGGTCGAACCCGTCGCCGACGCCGACCGTCACGGCACGCCGCGGCAGCTGGCCTGGACCTGGGCCTCCCCGAACCTCGAGTTCGCCACCGTCTTCGTCGGCGTCCTCGCCGTCACCGCCTTCGGGCTCTCCTTCACCCAAGCCGCGCTCGCGGCCGTCGTCGGCAACGGGCTCGGGGCCGTCGCGCACGGCGTGCTGAGCGCCCGCGGTCCGCGCTACGGCGTGCCGCAGATGGTGCTCGGGCGGGCCGCGTTCGGCTACCGCGGGAACCTGGTGCCCGCCGCGCTCATGTCGGTGATGGCCGGCGTCGGCTGGTTCGCCGTCAACAGCGTCAGCGGGGCCTTCGCGCTCGCGAGTCTCACCGGGCTCCCCACCGTCGCCTGCCTCGTGCTCGTCGTCGCACTGCAGATCGTCATCGCCTTCTTCGGGCACAACCTCGTCCAGGCCTACGAAAAGTACGTCTTCGCCGTCCTCGCGGTCGTGTTCGCCATCGCGAGCGTCGTCGTCTTCGGGAAGTCCGGCGCCACCACCAACTCCGGCAGCGTCGGCGGGTTCCTCCTGGCCGTCGGGACCGCGTTCGGCTACACCGCGGGCTGGAACCCCTACGCCGCCGACTACACGCGCTACCTGCCGAAGACCGCGTCACGACGCGCGATCGGCCTCTACGCCGGCGGTGGCCTGTTCCTCTCGACCACCGTCCTGATGCTCGTCGGTGCCGCCTCGACGACCATCGCCGGCCCGGCCGACGACAACCCCACGACGGCGTTCACCGGGCACCTGCCCGGCGTCCTCGCCGCCGCGACACTGCTGGCGATCACGCTCGGCGCCGTCGCCGCGAACGTCCTCAACGTCTACTCCGGCGCGCTCGCCTTCCTCGCGCTCGGGGTCCGGCTGCCGCTGGCCTGGCGCCGCGCCGTCGTCGCGCTCGCGTTCGGCGCGGTCGGGTTCGTGCTGGCCTGGCTCGGGCTCGCCGACGCCGGGCACGCGTACGAGAACTTCCTGCTGGTCATCGCCTACTGGATCGGCCCGTGGCTCGGCGTGCTGCTGGCTGACCACCACCTGCGCCGCGGCACGGAGTTCGGCGAGCTGCTCGCCGACCGGAGCCACCGCAACGTCGCCGGGTTCACGGCCTTCCTCGTCGGGCTGGTCGTTTCCGTCGGGCTGTTCGCGAACCAGGCGCTCTACACCGCGCCGATCCCGAAGGCGGTCCCCGGCACCGGCGACCTGACGTTCGCCGCCGGGTTCGTGCTGGCCGCGGGCAGCTACCTGCTGCTGCGGCGTCAGCGCACCGGCGTGCCGTCGCGACGGCAGCCGTAG